A stretch of Paracoccus sp. MA DNA encodes these proteins:
- a CDS encoding 3-deoxy-D-manno-octulosonic acid transferase produces MIWRGATALAGGALDLAAPLAGADWRERLALSGPEAAPGGIWLHAASLGELNSVQVLAEELARDFPLVVTTNSLTGRDLARRLGHACALAPLDVPQAVGRFLDRVRPAVMVTVENELWPNRSAMAAARGVAQVVVGARISARSAARWGRLPGLIGPMLARIDALSAQDADSEARLLALGLRADALTPRLNLKLLGPARVDPGEDAPERCRTVLAASTHEGEDALMLDAWTAARAAVPELRLILAPRHPQRGDAVAALIAARGLDFARRSRGGGPGAPVLLADTLGEMALWYRAAGICITGGSFADHGGHTPWEPAAWRCAILNGPHVANHACDYADLAAAGGARPCEAAALPQALAALVQDAAGQRRMGAAARALLLARAGNPATLIARIRRLARP; encoded by the coding sequence TTGATCTGGCGCGGCGCCACGGCGCTGGCCGGCGGGGCGCTGGATCTGGCCGCGCCGCTGGCCGGGGCGGATTGGCGCGAGCGGCTGGCGCTTTCGGGTCCCGAAGCCGCGCCGGGCGGGATCTGGCTGCATGCGGCGAGCCTGGGCGAGCTCAACTCGGTTCAGGTGCTGGCCGAGGAACTGGCGCGGGATTTTCCCCTGGTGGTGACGACGAACAGCCTGACCGGGCGCGATCTGGCCCGGCGGCTGGGCCATGCCTGCGCGCTGGCGCCGCTGGACGTGCCGCAGGCGGTGGGGCGGTTTCTGGACCGGGTGCGGCCCGCCGTGATGGTCACGGTCGAGAACGAGCTTTGGCCCAACCGCTCGGCCATGGCGGCGGCGCGGGGCGTGGCGCAGGTGGTGGTCGGCGCGCGCATCTCGGCGCGCTCGGCGGCGCGCTGGGGCCGGCTGCCGGGGCTGATCGGGCCGATGCTGGCCCGCATCGACGCGCTTTCGGCGCAGGATGCGGACAGCGAGGCGCGGCTTCTGGCGCTGGGGCTGCGGGCTGATGCGCTGACGCCGCGGCTGAACCTGAAGCTGCTGGGCCCGGCCCGTGTCGATCCGGGCGAGGATGCGCCGGAGCGTTGCCGCACCGTGCTGGCGGCCTCGACCCATGAGGGCGAGGATGCGCTGATGCTGGATGCCTGGACCGCCGCGCGCGCGGCGGTGCCGGAGCTGCGGCTGATCCTGGCGCCGCGCCATCCCCAGCGCGGCGACGCCGTGGCGGCGCTGATCGCGGCGCGCGGGCTGGATTTCGCCCGCCGCAGCCGGGGCGGCGGGCCCGGCGCTCCGGTGCTGCTGGCCGATACGCTGGGCGAGATGGCGCTGTGGTATCGCGCCGCCGGCATCTGCATCACCGGCGGTTCCTTCGCCGATCACGGCGGCCATACGCCATGGGAGCCGGCCGCCTGGCGCTGTGCCATCCTGAACGGGCCGCATGTCGCCAACCATGCCTGCGACTATGCCGATCTGGCGGCGGCGGGCGGGGCGCGGCCCTGCGAGGCCGCGGCGCTGCCGCAGGCGTTGGCCGCGCTGGTGCAGGACGCCGCGGGCCAGCGCCGCATGGGTGCGGCGGCCCGGGCGCTGCTGCTGGCGCGGGCTGGCAATCCCGCAACGCTGATCGCGCGGATTCGGCGTCTGGCGCGGCCCTGA
- a CDS encoding DUF1178 family protein codes for MIRYALRCDKGHDFDGWFRSSDGFESLRAAGQVTCTHCGSAEVEKALMAPRVAQPRDEAADLHSPRNDHEAALEKLRRHVEEHSDYVGMSFAAEARAMHEGLAPARAIHGEARLEDARKLLEDGIPVAPLPFRSRQRAH; via the coding sequence ATGATCCGCTATGCCCTGCGTTGCGACAAAGGCCATGATTTCGATGGTTGGTTCCGGTCCTCGGACGGGTTCGAAAGCCTGCGCGCCGCGGGCCAGGTCACCTGCACGCATTGCGGCTCGGCCGAGGTGGAAAAGGCGCTGATGGCGCCGCGCGTCGCCCAGCCCCGCGACGAGGCCGCCGACCTGCACAGTCCCCGCAACGACCACGAGGCCGCGCTTGAGAAGCTGCGCCGCCATGTCGAGGAACATTCGGATTACGTCGGCATGTCCTTCGCCGCCGAGGCCCGCGCCATGCATGAGGGCCTGGCGCCCGCCCGCGCCATCCATGGCGAGGCCAGGCTGGAGGATGCCAGGAAGCTGCTCGAGGATGGCATCCCGGTCGCGCCCTTGCCCTTCCGGTCGCGGCAGCGGGCGCATTGA
- a CDS encoding ABC transporter ATP-binding protein, which translates to MQGLLAQGISVRYGARSVLEGLDLPLLRPGEVTVLAGPNAAGKSTLLRAIAQLQPHGGKVLLDGRDLAHVPMRDRARLVGFMPQSLPAGSSLVALESVIAALRAGDTLGARGADATAMAVLDKLGIGALALEPLSALSGGQRQMVSLAQAIVRDPRLLLLDEPTSALDLARQVRLLSELRRLAAEGRIVVAVLHDLALAAQWADRIVLMHGGRTHAEGRPEEVLTPALLAEVYGVEARVERCSRGRIMVLIDAEHAPG; encoded by the coding sequence ATGCAGGGGCTGCTGGCGCAGGGCATCTCGGTGCGCTACGGCGCGCGCAGCGTGCTGGAAGGGCTGGACCTGCCGCTGCTGCGCCCGGGCGAGGTCACGGTGCTGGCCGGGCCGAACGCCGCCGGGAAGTCCACGCTGCTGCGCGCCATCGCGCAGCTGCAGCCGCATGGCGGCAAGGTGCTGCTGGACGGCAGGGACCTGGCCCATGTGCCGATGCGCGACCGCGCCCGGCTGGTGGGCTTCATGCCGCAAAGCCTGCCGGCCGGCTCGTCGCTGGTGGCGCTGGAAAGCGTGATCGCGGCGCTGCGCGCGGGCGACACGCTGGGCGCGCGCGGGGCCGATGCCACCGCCATGGCGGTGCTGGACAAGCTGGGCATCGGCGCGCTGGCGCTGGAGCCCCTGTCGGCGCTGTCGGGCGGCCAGCGGCAGATGGTCAGCCTGGCGCAGGCCATCGTGCGCGACCCGCGCCTGCTGCTTCTGGACGAGCCGACCAGCGCGCTGGATCTGGCGCGGCAGGTGCGGCTGCTTTCCGAACTGCGGCGCCTGGCGGCCGAGGGGCGCATCGTCGTCGCCGTGCTGCACGATCTGGCGCTGGCGGCGCAATGGGCCGACCGGATCGTGCTGATGCATGGCGGCCGGACCCATGCCGAGGGTCGCCCGGAAGAGGTCCTGACCCCCGCCCTGCTGGCCGAGGTCTATGGCGTCGAGGCAAGGGTCGAGCGTTGCTCGCGCGGCCGCATCATGGTGCTGATCGACGCCGAACACGCGCCGGGCTAA
- a CDS encoding iron ABC transporter permease produces MSDATLQLYHRQGRRNALLVGVLGLAALAALLLDLVTGPAGLPLADTLRALAGGEVARGTSVIVWEVRLPVACMALLVGAALALAGAEMQTVLENPLAEPFTLGVSSSAALGAAVAIVLGLTLPGLPAVWSVSGNAFLFALGALGLLQLLGRIRGGGPEVLILFGVALNFTAAALLSLLQFVASADALQQLVFWTMGSLASAQWPGVVLIAVVLLVSVPFSFRAAWKLTALRLGEDQARSFGVDVTGLRRWTLLRVSLLAASAVSMVGVIGFVGLAGPHIARMLVGENHRVFLPASLLTGALVMSLASTLSKTLVPGVLLPVGLVTSLIGLPIFFALILRGRRR; encoded by the coding sequence ATGAGCGACGCGACGCTTCAGCTTTATCACCGGCAGGGCCGGCGCAACGCCCTGCTGGTCGGGGTGCTGGGACTGGCGGCGCTGGCGGCGCTGCTGCTGGATCTGGTGACCGGCCCGGCCGGGCTGCCGCTGGCCGATACGCTGCGGGCGCTGGCCGGCGGCGAGGTGGCGCGCGGCACCAGCGTCATCGTCTGGGAGGTGCGCCTGCCCGTGGCCTGCATGGCGCTGCTGGTCGGCGCGGCGCTGGCGCTGGCCGGGGCCGAGATGCAGACGGTGCTGGAAAACCCGCTGGCCGAGCCCTTCACGCTGGGCGTGTCCTCCTCGGCCGCGCTCGGCGCCGCCGTGGCGATCGTGCTGGGCCTGACCCTGCCCGGCCTGCCGGCGGTCTGGAGCGTCTCGGGCAACGCCTTCCTGTTCGCGCTCGGCGCGCTGGGGCTCTTGCAGCTCTTGGGCCGCATCCGCGGCGGCGGCCCCGAGGTGCTGATCCTGTTCGGCGTGGCGCTGAACTTCACCGCCGCCGCGCTGCTGTCGCTGCTGCAATTCGTCGCCTCGGCCGATGCGCTGCAACAGCTGGTGTTCTGGACCATGGGCAGCCTCGCCTCGGCGCAATGGCCCGGCGTGGTGCTGATCGCGGTGGTCCTGCTGGTCTCGGTGCCATTTTCCTTCCGCGCGGCCTGGAAGCTGACGGCGCTGCGGCTGGGCGAGGACCAGGCGCGCAGCTTCGGCGTCGATGTCACCGGCCTCAGGCGCTGGACGCTGCTGCGGGTCAGCCTGCTTGCCGCCTCGGCGGTGTCGATGGTCGGGGTGATCGGCTTTGTCGGCCTGGCCGGGCCGCATATCGCCCGGATGCTGGTGGGCGAGAACCACCGCGTCTTCCTGCCCGCCAGCCTGCTGACCGGGGCGCTGGTGATGTCACTGGCCTCGACGCTGTCGAAGACGCTGGTGCCCGGCGTGCTGCTGCCGGTCGGGCTCGTCACCTCGCTGATCGGGCTGCCGATCTTCTTCGCGCTGATCCTGCGCGGCAGGCGGCGCTGA
- a CDS encoding ABC transporter substrate-binding protein gives MILTRPLLAALALIASLGAAAADVVATDILGREVHLPEPARHIVLGEGRHLSVLGLIHDDPVALVSGWRLDKALDEPTMRAYREKFPAIDAIRPIGSGNRDISAEAIIALHPDLVLLTLIDQKDPGMEVARRQIEAAGIPVAYVDFFSHPQENSIPSLRILGKLTGAEERAEEFATFYESRLDRIRDRLAVPGITRPRVFFHVHAAAQNCCSTVGTGVFHDFITTAGGQNIGNDSVKGVLGNVSLEYLIGADPDVYIATGGTHMAARGGLVLGSGVDAQTARASFDRLISAPGFSSLRAVEQGRAAGVWHLFNDSPVHIALIEYLAKTFHPDLFEDVDPLATLAEINARFSPVIVPGTWWVTPEQ, from the coding sequence ATGATCCTGACCCGCCCGCTGCTTGCCGCCCTTGCCCTGATCGCCTCGCTTGGCGCTGCCGCGGCGGATGTGGTGGCCACCGACATCCTGGGCCGAGAGGTGCACCTGCCCGAGCCCGCCCGCCATATCGTGCTGGGCGAGGGGCGCCACCTGTCGGTGCTGGGCCTGATCCATGACGATCCGGTGGCGCTGGTTTCCGGCTGGCGGCTGGACAAGGCGCTGGACGAGCCGACCATGCGGGCCTATCGCGAGAAATTCCCGGCCATCGACGCCATCCGCCCGATCGGCTCGGGCAATCGCGACATCTCGGCCGAGGCGATCATCGCGCTGCATCCCGACCTGGTGTTGCTGACGCTGATCGACCAGAAGGATCCCGGCATGGAGGTCGCCCGCCGGCAGATCGAGGCGGCGGGCATCCCGGTCGCCTATGTCGACTTCTTCTCGCATCCGCAGGAGAACTCGATCCCCAGCCTGCGCATCCTGGGCAAGCTGACCGGCGCCGAGGAACGCGCCGAGGAATTCGCCACCTTCTACGAAAGCCGGCTCGACCGCATCCGCGACCGGCTGGCCGTGCCGGGCATCACCCGGCCGCGGGTCTTCTTCCATGTCCATGCCGCCGCACAGAACTGCTGCTCGACCGTCGGCACCGGGGTGTTCCATGACTTCATCACCACAGCGGGCGGGCAGAATATCGGCAATGACAGCGTCAAGGGCGTGCTGGGCAATGTCAGCCTGGAATACCTGATCGGCGCCGATCCCGACGTCTATATCGCCACCGGCGGCACGCATATGGCGGCGCGCGGCGGGCTGGTGCTGGGCTCGGGCGTCGATGCGCAAACCGCCCGGGCCAGCTTCGACAGGCTGATCTCGGCGCCCGGATTCTCGTCGCTGCGCGCGGTGGAACAGGGCCGGGCCGCCGGCGTCTGGCACCTGTTCAACGATTCGCCCGTGCATATCGCGCTGATCGAATACCTGGCCAAGACCTTCCATCCCGACCTGTTCGAGGATGTCGATCCCCTCGCCACCCTGGCCGAGATCAACGCCCGCTTCTCGCCGGTCATCGTGCCGGGGACATGGTGGGTGACGCCGGAACAATGA
- a CDS encoding YncE family protein, which produces MAIQSRRPLQALLGASALALSVLSGPVLAETVFTKPLVDFAGRVSAGGAERAPVHKGGKAVIEGENLIPGQTVTLMRGTTALNAEPITVDAEGKFSFALDIDAEAETGLQPVVVITENPASARVVELKVSPEVPVAGAEKFAVTSEPVVRGLYQVKFSEAANAAFVTSAVGRPPVKESKLVKINPETLQVEAEATPGAAPARPDGSDGGVFAVYGVDVDEANGHVWVTNTRQDTAAVYKQSDLSLVKQFEPGAVPHARDVVVDEANGRAYASATGTPEIKVFDTKTLEPLEPITIQSQIRGEEFSTMALDIDEAGGKLVTVSLSTPEAALVDLASGEVKVIPLPGAKAASGVAYDPQEGLIFVASQATDNLLIVKAETGEVIHDVAVGAGPLNVAFEPVSRLAYVANRGAGTIAVVSPEGEIVANLDAGSYPNQLRADGKGNVWAVNKSRGEDDEAGDRIWRITPAAQ; this is translated from the coding sequence ATGGCCATTCAATCCCGCCGTCCTTTGCAAGCCCTGCTCGGCGCCTCGGCGCTGGCGCTTTCCGTCCTCTCGGGTCCGGTTCTAGCCGAGACCGTCTTCACCAAGCCGCTGGTCGATTTCGCCGGCCGGGTCAGCGCCGGCGGCGCCGAGCGCGCCCCGGTCCACAAGGGCGGCAAGGCGGTGATCGAGGGCGAGAACCTGATCCCCGGCCAGACCGTCACGCTGATGCGCGGCACCACCGCGCTGAACGCCGAGCCGATCACCGTCGATGCCGAGGGCAAGTTCAGCTTCGCGCTGGACATCGATGCCGAGGCCGAGACCGGGTTGCAGCCGGTCGTGGTCATCACCGAAAACCCGGCCTCGGCCCGGGTGGTCGAGCTGAAGGTCTCGCCCGAGGTGCCGGTCGCCGGCGCCGAGAAATTCGCCGTCACCAGCGAGCCGGTGGTGCGCGGCCTTTATCAGGTGAAGTTCAGCGAAGCCGCGAATGCCGCCTTCGTGACCAGCGCGGTCGGCCGGCCGCCGGTCAAGGAATCGAAGCTGGTCAAGATCAACCCCGAGACGCTGCAGGTCGAGGCCGAGGCCACGCCCGGCGCCGCGCCCGCCCGTCCCGACGGCAGCGACGGCGGCGTCTTCGCGGTCTATGGCGTCGATGTCGACGAGGCGAACGGCCATGTCTGGGTGACCAATACCCGCCAGGACACCGCGGCGGTCTACAAGCAATCCGACCTGTCGCTGGTCAAGCAGTTCGAGCCGGGCGCCGTGCCCCATGCCCGCGACGTGGTGGTGGACGAGGCCAACGGCCGCGCCTATGCCAGCGCCACCGGCACGCCCGAGATCAAGGTCTTCGACACCAAGACGCTGGAGCCGCTGGAGCCGATCACCATCCAGTCGCAGATCCGCGGCGAGGAATTCTCGACCATGGCGCTGGACATCGACGAGGCGGGCGGCAAGCTGGTCACCGTCAGCCTCTCCACGCCGGAGGCGGCGCTGGTCGACCTGGCCTCGGGCGAGGTCAAGGTGATCCCGCTGCCCGGCGCCAAGGCGGCCTCGGGCGTGGCCTACGACCCGCAGGAGGGGCTGATCTTCGTCGCCTCGCAGGCCACCGACAACCTGCTGATCGTCAAGGCCGAGACCGGCGAGGTGATCCATGACGTCGCCGTGGGCGCCGGCCCGCTGAACGTGGCCTTCGAGCCGGTCAGCCGTCTGGCCTATGTCGCCAATCGCGGAGCCGGCACCATCGCCGTGGTCAGCCCCGAGGGCGAAATCGTCGCCAATCTCGACGCCGGCAGCTATCCGAACCAGCTGCGCGCCGACGGCAAGGGCAATGTCTGGGCGGTCAACAAGTCGCGGGGCGAGGACGACGAGGCGGGCGACCGCATCTGGCGCATCACCCCCGCCGCGCAGTAA
- a CDS encoding alpha/beta hydrolase, with amino-acid sequence MMSQLGRVGPDHARKQAELRLFQTGAPTHVLSQQVVAVGPGYRLFLAVPRAPAPAGVWPVLYMLDGNAAFDFLTPEHLALAPGLMIVGVGYDTDRQFARELRTLDFTAPDGPGDGLRPDHVHEGRTAGGAAIFHDRLTGPLRAAAEAGLPVDPARRTLWGHSFGGLFTLYALLARPQGFARHAAISPSIWWDEALIRRVAQEAAPASLPLLVALGDREKRSGSDGPPPDGPAPATMQFVADLARHPGHRAQVHVLPGHVHIQTLAGSFPLVLPFAAAD; translated from the coding sequence ATGATGTCGCAGCTGGGACGCGTCGGACCGGATCACGCCAGGAAGCAGGCCGAGCTGCGCCTGTTCCAGACCGGGGCGCCGACGCATGTGCTGTCGCAGCAGGTGGTGGCGGTCGGCCCCGGCTACCGGCTGTTCCTGGCCGTGCCCAGGGCGCCTGCGCCGGCCGGGGTCTGGCCGGTGCTTTACATGCTGGACGGCAACGCCGCCTTCGATTTCCTGACGCCCGAGCATCTGGCGCTGGCCCCCGGGCTGATGATCGTCGGCGTCGGCTATGACACCGACCGGCAATTCGCGCGCGAGTTGCGGACGCTGGATTTCACCGCGCCGGACGGGCCGGGCGACGGGCTGCGCCCCGACCATGTCCACGAAGGCCGCACGGCCGGCGGCGCGGCGATCTTTCACGACCGGCTGACCGGCCCGCTGCGCGCGGCGGCCGAGGCCGGGCTGCCCGTCGATCCGGCCCGCCGCACGCTCTGGGGGCACAGTTTCGGCGGCCTCTTCACGCTTTACGCGCTGCTGGCGCGGCCGCAGGGCTTTGCCCGCCATGCCGCGATCAGCCCCTCGATCTGGTGGGACGAGGCGTTGATCCGCCGCGTGGCGCAAGAGGCCGCGCCGGCCTCGCTGCCGCTGCTGGTGGCCTTGGGCGACCGCGAGAAGCGTTCGGGCAGCGACGGCCCGCCGCCCGACGGGCCCGCGCCGGCGACCATGCAGTTCGTCGCCGATCTGGCCCGCCATCCCGGCCACCGGGCGCAGGTCCATGTCCTGCCCGGCCATGTGCATATCCAGACGCTGGCCGGCTCTTTCCCGCTGGTCCTTCCCTTTGCGGCCGCGGATTAA
- a CDS encoding non-ribosomal peptide synthetase, which translates to MNAQNRDLPTETGCPLTEAQEGLWYVQALDPDNPILNTGQYLELTGPLDRDALAQAVQRTIAETPALALRFAAGPEGPRQWLGLPPILGFADLSAQPDAEAQALAQMQADSRRPLDLAREPAGALALIALGPERHFLYERIHHLAIDGYGMVLVTNRIAAHYAALVAGTPEPEPFGPLALAAEEDAAWRASPRRAADRDWWHAQLAGLPEVAGPAPGRAVSGHDFLRDSRRLPQALLDRLAAYAARHRLGWPDVLNALCGAYLARWTGGEAVIGLPFMARMGRRIAQVPCMAMNVLPHRLRLDEDAPLPEWLAAQSKAMAQARRRGLYRSELLRRELGLVGGTRRLYGPLVNVQPFDKPPEFPGLDCRLHILGAGAVDDLTLTFRGDPEAGMIFEVDANPALYTPEEVRGHGDRLAAFLAAALAAETLAEVPTASPAEIAAARARAEATRHPLPDTTLTALIEAQLAATPQAPAVSFGADSLDFAALDRRSAALAARLQELGAGPDRIVAVALERSLELPVALLAILRAGAAYLPLDPAHPPERIARILAQARPAAVLTSADLAGLFPPGTGLLLPADWPTDPPVEGRPKAAPAPDDLAYVIFTSGSTGEPKGVAVEHRAIVNRLLWMQAHYGINASDRILQKTPATFDVSVWEFFLPMIAGAELVMAPPGAHRDPAAIARLIRDRGITTCHFVPSMLSAFLASPASQGLAMARVFCSGEELTADQRDRFHARIRAELHNLYGPTEAAVDVSFWPAGPEDRANPVPIGFPVWNTALEVLDERMRPVPPGLAGHLYLGGVQLARGYLGRPDLTAERFVDAPQGRLYATGDLARLRPDGAVVYLGRSDHQVKIRGLRVELGEIEAAIMASGLAREAVVIAREDHAGEKRLVAYLVPAADWRPGLLAERLSASLPAYMLPAAEVALKALPVTANGKLDRKALPAPEFAAAGRAAESATERLLARLYAEILHLDAPAPAEADFFALGGDSLSAVRLAQALEAATGRDPGLGTIFEQPVLAALAAALDAQAPRDDGLGPLILLAEGDPQAAPLFLIHPAGGLAWGYRGLARRIAPARRVWGLQHPGLDPAVAMPESLAALARDYAQRIAALVPEGQPAHLAGWSVGGILAQDIAVILSETGREPGLVAMLDSYPCDAWRDEPEPDPVAALRALLAIAGYDPEAHRDLDTREAVVAFLRRGDSALGALPEPVLDGVVRTVTGTNRLIRGHHHRRFGGTVTHFRAARDHKDRMLTPEMWAPYATRLEVIDLPFLHAEMTSAEATALIAPELSQRLDRG; encoded by the coding sequence ATGAATGCTCAGAATCGCGACCTCCCGACCGAGACCGGCTGCCCGCTGACCGAGGCGCAGGAGGGGCTTTGGTATGTCCAGGCGCTGGACCCGGACAACCCGATCCTGAACACCGGGCAATATCTGGAACTGACCGGCCCGCTGGACCGCGACGCGCTGGCCCAAGCCGTACAGCGCACCATCGCCGAGACCCCGGCCCTGGCGCTGCGCTTCGCCGCCGGGCCCGAGGGGCCGCGGCAATGGCTGGGCCTGCCGCCGATCCTGGGCTTTGCCGACCTCTCGGCCCAGCCCGATGCCGAGGCGCAGGCACTGGCGCAGATGCAGGCCGACAGCCGCCGCCCCTTGGACCTTGCGCGCGAGCCGGCCGGGGCGCTGGCCCTGATCGCACTCGGCCCCGAGCGGCATTTCCTTTACGAGCGCATCCACCACCTGGCCATCGACGGCTACGGCATGGTGCTGGTGACCAACCGCATCGCCGCGCATTACGCCGCGCTGGTGGCGGGGACGCCCGAGCCCGAGCCCTTCGGCCCGCTGGCGCTGGCGGCCGAGGAGGACGCGGCCTGGCGCGCCTCGCCCCGGCGCGCGGCAGATCGGGACTGGTGGCACGCCCAGCTTGCGGGCCTGCCCGAGGTCGCGGGCCCGGCGCCGGGCCGTGCGGTCAGCGGCCATGACTTCCTGCGCGATTCGCGCCGGTTGCCGCAGGCGCTGCTGGACCGGCTGGCCGCCTATGCCGCCCGGCACCGGCTGGGCTGGCCGGATGTGCTGAACGCGCTTTGCGGCGCCTATCTGGCGCGCTGGACGGGGGGCGAGGCGGTGATCGGCCTGCCCTTCATGGCGCGGATGGGTCGCAGGATCGCGCAGGTGCCTTGCATGGCGATGAACGTGCTGCCGCATCGGCTGCGGCTGGACGAGGACGCGCCGCTGCCCGAATGGCTGGCCGCCCAGTCGAAGGCCATGGCCCAGGCCCGCCGCCGCGGCCTCTATCGCAGCGAGCTTCTGCGGCGCGAACTGGGGCTGGTCGGCGGCACGCGGCGGCTTTACGGTCCGCTTGTGAACGTGCAGCCCTTTGACAAGCCGCCGGAATTCCCGGGGCTCGACTGCCGGCTGCACATCCTGGGCGCCGGGGCGGTGGACGACCTGACGCTGACCTTCCGCGGCGACCCGGAAGCGGGCATGATCTTCGAGGTGGACGCGAACCCCGCGCTCTACACCCCCGAGGAGGTGCGCGGCCATGGCGACCGGCTGGCGGCCTTCCTGGCCGCGGCGCTTGCCGCCGAAACCCTGGCCGAGGTGCCGACCGCCAGTCCCGCCGAGATCGCCGCGGCAAGGGCGCGGGCCGAGGCGACGCGCCACCCCCTGCCCGACACCACCCTGACCGCGCTGATCGAGGCGCAGCTTGCCGCCACGCCCCAGGCCCCCGCCGTCAGCTTCGGCGCGGACAGCCTGGACTTCGCGGCGCTCGACCGCCGCAGCGCCGCCCTGGCCGCGCGGCTGCAAGAGCTTGGCGCCGGTCCCGACCGCATCGTCGCGGTGGCGCTGGAACGCTCGCTGGAGCTGCCCGTGGCGCTGCTGGCGATCCTGCGCGCGGGCGCCGCCTATCTGCCCCTGGACCCGGCGCATCCGCCCGAGCGCATCGCCCGCATCCTGGCGCAGGCCCGGCCGGCCGCGGTGCTGACCTCGGCCGATCTGGCCGGGCTGTTCCCCCCGGGCACCGGGCTGCTGCTACCCGCCGACTGGCCCACCGACCCGCCGGTCGAAGGCCGCCCCAAGGCCGCGCCGGCGCCGGACGATCTGGCCTATGTGATCTTCACCTCGGGCTCGACCGGCGAGCCGAAGGGCGTCGCCGTCGAGCATCGCGCCATCGTCAACCGCCTGCTGTGGATGCAGGCGCATTACGGCATCAATGCCAGCGACCGCATCCTGCAAAAGACCCCGGCAACCTTCGACGTCTCGGTTTGGGAGTTCTTCCTGCCGATGATCGCCGGGGCCGAGCTGGTCATGGCGCCGCCCGGCGCGCATCGCGACCCCGCCGCCATCGCCCGGCTGATCCGGGACCGCGGGATCACCACCTGCCATTTCGTGCCCTCGATGCTCTCGGCCTTCCTGGCCTCGCCCGCCTCGCAGGGGCTGGCGATGGCCCGCGTCTTCTGTTCGGGCGAGGAGCTGACGGCGGATCAGCGCGACCGCTTCCACGCCCGCATCCGGGCCGAGCTGCACAACCTCTACGGCCCGACCGAGGCGGCGGTGGATGTCAGCTTCTGGCCCGCCGGGCCCGAGGACCGCGCGAACCCGGTCCCCATCGGCTTTCCGGTCTGGAACACGGCGCTGGAGGTGCTGGACGAGCGCATGCGCCCGGTGCCGCCGGGCCTGGCCGGGCACCTGTATCTGGGCGGCGTGCAGCTGGCGCGCGGCTATCTGGGCCGGCCCGACCTGACGGCGGAACGCTTCGTCGACGCCCCCCAGGGGCGGCTTTACGCCACCGGCGACCTGGCGCGGCTGCGGCCGGACGGGGCGGTGGTCTATCTGGGCCGCTCGGACCATCAGGTGAAGATCCGCGGGCTGCGCGTCGAGCTGGGCGAGATCGAGGCGGCGATCATGGCCTCGGGCCTGGCCCGCGAGGCGGTGGTGATCGCGCGCGAGGACCATGCCGGCGAAAAGCGCCTCGTCGCCTATCTGGTGCCGGCGGCGGATTGGCGGCCTGGCCTGCTGGCCGAGCGGCTGTCGGCCAGCCTGCCCGCCTATATGCTGCCCGCGGCCGAAGTGGCGCTGAAGGCCCTGCCCGTCACCGCGAACGGCAAGCTGGACCGCAAGGCGCTGCCGGCGCCGGAATTCGCCGCCGCCGGCCGGGCGGCCGAAAGCGCGACCGAGCGCCTGCTGGCGCGGCTTTACGCCGAGATCCTGCACCTGGACGCCCCCGCCCCGGCCGAGGCGGATTTCTTCGCCCTCGGCGGCGATTCGCTTTCCGCCGTGCGGCTGGCGCAGGCGCTGGAGGCCGCGACCGGCCGCGATCCGGGCTTGGGCACCATTTTCGAGCAGCCGGTGCTGGCCGCCCTGGCCGCCGCGCTGGATGCGCAGGCGCCCCGTGACGACGGGCTTGGCCCGCTGATCCTGCTGGCCGAGGGCGACCCGCAAGCCGCGCCGCTGTTCCTGATCCACCCGGCCGGCGGCCTGGCCTGGGGCTATCGCGGGCTGGCGCGGCGCATCGCCCCGGCGCGGCGGGTCTGGGGCTTGCAGCATCCCGGCCTCGACCCGGCGGTGGCCATGCCCGAGAGCCTGGCGGCGCTGGCCCGGGACTATGCGCAGCGCATCGCGGCGCTGGTGCCGGAAGGCCAGCCGGCGCATCTGGCAGGCTGGTCGGTCGGCGGCATCCTGGCGCAGGACATCGCGGTGATCCTGTCCGAGACCGGGCGCGAGCCCGGCCTGGTCGCCATGCTCGACAGCTATCCCTGCGATGCCTGGCGGGACGAGCCCGAGCCCGATCCGGTCGCCGCCCTGCGCGCCCTGCTGGCCATCGCCGGCTACGATCCCGAGGCGCATCGCGACCTGGACACGCGCGAGGCGGTGGTGGCCTTCCTGCGCCGGGGGGACAGCGCGCTTGGCGCCCTGCCCGAGCCGGTTCTGGACGGGGTGGTGCGCACGGTGACCGGCACCAACCGGCTGATCCGCGGCCATCACCACCGCCGCTTCGGCGGCACCGTCACGCATTTCCGCGCCGCGCGCGACCACAAGGACCGCATGCTGACGCCCGAAATGTGGGCGCCCTATGCCACCCGGCTGGAGGTCATCGACCTGCCCTTCCTGCATGCCGAAATGACCTCGGCCGAGGCCACGGCGCTGATCGCGCCCGAACTCAGCCAGAGGCTGGATCGGGGCTGA